A window of the Halobacterium hubeiense genome harbors these coding sequences:
- a CDS encoding DUF5802 family protein has product MFEAFSSGYYLGRLYVEPTRGDRAAINSRHHERVNEQLYADDEGISRTDLPLVMKVGPAHLSVHGEDDVPERTLAVPEDVLADVDVENPPSLEEVLLAKRDHAARLFDMGAV; this is encoded by the coding sequence ATGTTCGAGGCGTTCTCCAGCGGCTACTACCTCGGACGGTTGTACGTCGAACCGACGCGCGGCGACCGCGCCGCCATCAACAGCCGTCACCACGAACGGGTCAACGAGCAGCTCTACGCCGACGACGAGGGCATCTCGCGAACGGACCTCCCGCTCGTGATGAAAGTCGGCCCCGCGCACCTCTCGGTCCACGGCGAGGACGACGTGCCCGAGCGCACGCTCGCCGTCCCCGAGGACGTCCTCGCGGACGTCGACGTCGAGAACCCGCCGTCGCTGGAGGAAGTCCTGCTCGCGAAACGGGACCACGCCGCCCGCCTGTTCGACATGGGCGCCGTCTGA
- a CDS encoding prenyltransferase has translation MLRYLLVLSRPRFWFYLAGPVVVGVAYAADTVPELFSLPAVALFAYFLVPANVFLYGVNDAFDRDADEVNPKKEDKEARFRGGRAVSAVVVASGLLLVPVAAVLPAVAYPWLVAWALLSVEYSAPPLRFKTTPLFDSLSNGLYVLPGAAAYAAVAGHQPPLLAVAGGWLWAMGMHTFSAIPDIEPDREAGITTTATALGERRTYAYCAACWLASAAVFAAVDWRLGAVLLAYPALVAGIVAADVAVDRAYWWFPLVNTVVGAALTIGALWRLTNV, from the coding sequence ATGCTGCGCTACCTCCTCGTCCTCTCCCGGCCGCGGTTCTGGTTCTACCTCGCCGGCCCCGTCGTCGTCGGCGTCGCGTACGCCGCGGACACCGTCCCCGAGTTGTTCTCGCTGCCCGCGGTCGCGCTGTTCGCGTACTTCCTCGTCCCCGCGAACGTCTTCCTCTACGGCGTCAACGACGCCTTCGACCGCGACGCCGACGAAGTGAACCCGAAGAAGGAGGACAAGGAGGCGCGATTTAGGGGCGGCCGCGCGGTCTCGGCGGTCGTCGTCGCCTCGGGACTGCTGCTCGTCCCCGTCGCGGCCGTCCTGCCGGCGGTCGCGTACCCGTGGCTCGTCGCGTGGGCGCTCCTCTCCGTGGAGTACAGCGCGCCGCCGCTGCGCTTCAAGACGACGCCGCTGTTCGACTCGCTCTCGAACGGCCTCTACGTCCTCCCGGGCGCGGCCGCGTACGCCGCCGTCGCGGGCCACCAGCCGCCGCTGCTCGCCGTCGCCGGCGGCTGGCTATGGGCGATGGGGATGCACACGTTCTCCGCGATTCCGGACATCGAGCCCGACCGCGAAGCCGGCATCACCACGACCGCCACCGCGCTCGGCGAGCGCCGCACGTACGCCTACTGCGCGGCGTGCTGGCTCGCCTCGGCCGCCGTCTTCGCCGCCGTGGACTGGCGGCTCGGTGCCGTCCTGCTCGCGTACCCCGCGCTCGTCGCCGGCATCGTCGCCGCCGACGTCGCGGTCGACCGCGCGTACTGGTGGTTCCCACTCGTGAACACCGTCGTCGGCGCCGCGCTCACCATCGGCGCGCTCTGGAGGCTCACGAATGTCTGA
- the cruF gene encoding bisanhydrobacterioruberin hydratase — protein MSEATTRARVERRLDDLVAGHRFEIAVVFPVVGAVLLLASAWGWLPEPLAFNPYLVLAGVAVMRLPLIAGLLPVTDRKAAVAVLALVAYAFGIEFVGVATGWPYGHFEYLVELGPMLAGSVPLGLPVFFLPLVVNSYLLVLLLFGRHTRRAVVRLPAVAAVVVWMDVVLDPGAVALGFWAYDAAGAYYGVPLSNYLGWVLSATVSVAVLDWGFDRAALRDRLAQCPFFLDDLVSFVLLWGAVNLVFGQLVPALAAGLLGVALVETDRFDFSVLRRNPAR, from the coding sequence ATGTCTGAAGCCACCACGCGCGCCCGGGTCGAGCGCCGCCTCGACGACCTCGTCGCGGGCCACCGCTTCGAAATCGCGGTCGTCTTCCCGGTGGTCGGCGCCGTCCTCCTGCTCGCCTCCGCGTGGGGGTGGCTCCCCGAGCCGCTGGCGTTCAACCCCTATCTCGTGCTCGCCGGCGTCGCCGTGATGCGCCTCCCCCTGATTGCGGGGCTGCTCCCGGTGACGGACCGCAAGGCCGCGGTCGCGGTGCTCGCGCTCGTCGCGTACGCGTTCGGCATCGAGTTCGTCGGCGTCGCCACCGGGTGGCCGTACGGCCACTTCGAGTACCTCGTCGAGCTCGGGCCGATGCTCGCCGGCAGCGTTCCGCTGGGCCTCCCGGTGTTCTTCCTGCCGCTGGTCGTCAACAGCTACCTCCTCGTCCTGTTGCTGTTCGGCCGCCACACCCGCCGCGCGGTCGTCCGCCTGCCCGCGGTCGCGGCGGTCGTCGTCTGGATGGACGTCGTCCTCGACCCCGGCGCGGTCGCGCTCGGCTTCTGGGCGTACGACGCCGCCGGCGCGTACTACGGGGTCCCGCTGTCGAACTACCTCGGCTGGGTGCTGTCGGCGACCGTCTCCGTCGCCGTCCTCGACTGGGGATTCGACCGCGCCGCGCTCCGCGACCGCCTCGCGCAGTGCCCCTTTTTCCTCGACGACCTCGTGAGCTTCGTACTGTTGTGGGGCGCGGTGAACCTCGTGTTCGGCCAGCTCGTCCCCGCGCTGGCGGCGGGGCTGCTCGGCGTCGCACTCGTCGAGACAGACCGCTTCGACTTCAGCGTCCTCCGCCGGAACCCCGCGCGGTAG
- the mch gene encoding methenyltetrahydromethanopterin cyclohydrolase: MDSLNRMALELADEALEFTEELDVGAFELDNGATVIDFGVEHHGGLEAGLLLAELQTAGLATVQTRVDEVAGATFPHVELACDRPAVALLGAQKAGWELTVDDYEGLGSGPARALVAREGEYEAIDYVDAFEFAVLALESDAFPTEAAAEQVAELADVNAESVYLPAYRTASVAGSVTAAARAAELALFRLFELGYDPTNVLTASGSAPVAPVAGDEEAAIGRTNDALAYGGRVHLTVTEDFDEFEAVPSSAADRYGKPFADIFADADWDASAVDEGVFGPAQVTIDVTGGPTYALGDVHEDLLAEGFGVA; the protein is encoded by the coding sequence ATGGACAGTCTCAACCGGATGGCGCTGGAGCTCGCCGACGAAGCCCTCGAATTCACGGAGGAGCTGGACGTCGGCGCGTTCGAGTTGGACAACGGCGCGACGGTCATCGACTTCGGCGTCGAACACCACGGCGGTCTCGAAGCCGGCCTGCTGCTGGCGGAACTGCAGACCGCGGGGCTGGCGACCGTGCAGACGCGCGTCGACGAGGTCGCGGGCGCGACGTTCCCGCACGTCGAACTGGCCTGCGACCGCCCCGCCGTCGCCCTGCTGGGCGCGCAGAAGGCGGGCTGGGAGCTCACGGTCGACGACTACGAGGGGCTGGGCAGCGGGCCGGCTCGCGCGCTGGTCGCCCGCGAGGGCGAGTACGAGGCCATCGACTACGTGGACGCCTTCGAGTTCGCGGTGCTCGCACTGGAGAGCGACGCGTTCCCCACCGAGGCCGCCGCCGAGCAGGTCGCGGAGCTCGCGGACGTGAACGCGGAGAGCGTCTACCTGCCCGCGTACCGCACCGCGAGCGTCGCCGGCAGCGTCACCGCCGCGGCGCGCGCCGCCGAACTCGCGCTGTTCCGGCTGTTCGAGCTCGGCTACGACCCGACGAACGTCCTCACCGCCTCGGGCAGCGCGCCGGTCGCGCCCGTCGCGGGCGACGAGGAAGCGGCCATCGGCCGGACGAACGACGCGCTCGCGTACGGCGGCCGCGTCCACCTCACGGTCACCGAGGACTTCGACGAGTTCGAGGCGGTGCCGTCCTCCGCCGCCGACCGCTACGGGAAGCCGTTCGCGGACATCTTCGCGGACGCCGACTGGGACGCCAGCGCCGTCGACGAGGGCGTCTTCGGTCCCGCGCAGGTCACCATCGACGTCACGGGCGGCCCGACGTACGCGCTCGGCGACGTCCACGAGGACCTGCTCGCCGAGGGCTTCGGCGTCGCGTGA
- the pyrF gene encoding orotidine-5'-phosphate decarboxylase yields MSFFDDLAARIEDADTVVSVGLDPDLDRLPEEVRDHDLPRWAFNRRVIDATHEHAAVFKPNAAFYEDAEGWRALRETVAYAHGKDVPVLLDAKRADIGNTARQYADVLEYADAITVNPYLGEDALQPFLSQEEAGVFVLCRTSNPGGMDFQHLELAAYDRRLYEHVAERAAGWNDEYGNIGLVVGATAPEELEELRDRVPELPFLVPGVGAQGGDAEAAVQYGLNDEGVGLVNSTRGIIFAGEDSPEWARAAGEAARRLKNRLNEHR; encoded by the coding sequence ATGAGCTTCTTCGACGACCTCGCGGCGCGCATCGAGGACGCCGACACCGTCGTCAGCGTCGGCCTCGACCCGGACCTCGACCGGCTCCCCGAGGAGGTACGAGACCACGACCTGCCGCGGTGGGCGTTCAACCGCCGCGTCATCGACGCCACCCACGAGCACGCCGCCGTCTTCAAGCCAAACGCGGCGTTCTACGAGGACGCCGAGGGCTGGCGCGCGCTCCGCGAGACGGTGGCGTACGCCCACGGGAAGGACGTCCCCGTCCTGCTGGACGCCAAGCGCGCGGACATCGGGAACACGGCCCGCCAGTACGCCGACGTGCTGGAGTACGCCGACGCCATCACGGTCAACCCCTATCTCGGCGAGGACGCCCTCCAGCCGTTCCTCTCCCAGGAGGAGGCGGGCGTGTTCGTGCTCTGCCGGACGTCGAACCCCGGCGGGATGGACTTCCAGCACCTCGAACTGGCGGCGTACGACCGCCGGCTCTACGAGCACGTCGCCGAGCGCGCCGCCGGCTGGAACGACGAGTACGGCAACATCGGGCTCGTCGTCGGCGCGACCGCGCCCGAAGAGCTGGAGGAGCTCCGCGACCGCGTGCCCGAACTCCCGTTCCTCGTGCCGGGCGTGGGCGCGCAGGGCGGCGACGCCGAAGCCGCCGTCCAGTACGGCCTCAACGACGAGGGCGTCGGGCTCGTGAACTCCACGCGGGGCATCATCTTCGCGGGCGAGGACTCCCCGGAGTGGGCGCGCGCCGCGGGCGAGGCGGCGCGACGGCTGAAGAACCGCCTCAACGAACACCGGTAG
- a CDS encoding MTH1187 family thiamine-binding protein, producing the protein MTVIALLSVAPVTEQSMASDVADAVAALDDFDVTYETNPMGTVVEAEDIDTLLDAVGAAHKAVEGDRVSTFLKIDDKRATDQTAREKVDAVERELGREARSER; encoded by the coding sequence TGACAGTCATCGCACTCCTCAGCGTCGCACCGGTCACCGAACAGAGCATGGCGAGCGACGTCGCCGACGCCGTCGCCGCGCTCGACGACTTCGACGTCACCTACGAGACGAACCCGATGGGCACGGTCGTCGAAGCCGAGGACATCGACACGTTGCTGGACGCGGTCGGCGCGGCCCACAAGGCCGTCGAGGGCGACCGCGTGAGCACGTTCCTGAAAATCGACGACAAGCGCGCGACCGACCAGACCGCCCGCGAGAAGGTCGACGCCGTCGAGCGCGAACTCGGCCGCGAGGCGCGCTCGGAGCGCTGA
- a CDS encoding J domain-containing protein: MRTDASIVWGMAGTFGVLGVVFGVLGVVYSPVALGVAVPFGLAGAVFYLHASGRLAELAYRKRRVSREQYEREQRRQSRQRRGRASGRSRERNRGRAGRTSRDRQTAGGVAASGPRREDYRVLGVEPGASSEAVQAAYREKARELHPDRGGDAEEFARVNEAYERLKDD, translated from the coding sequence GTGAGGACCGACGCGAGCATCGTCTGGGGGATGGCGGGCACGTTCGGCGTCCTCGGCGTCGTGTTCGGCGTGCTGGGCGTCGTCTACAGTCCGGTCGCGCTCGGCGTCGCGGTGCCGTTCGGGCTCGCCGGCGCCGTCTTCTACCTGCACGCGTCGGGCCGGCTCGCCGAGCTGGCGTACCGCAAGCGCCGCGTCTCCCGCGAGCAGTACGAGCGCGAACAGCGCCGGCAGTCCCGCCAGCGGCGGGGGCGGGCGAGCGGGCGGAGCCGCGAGCGGAACCGCGGGCGTGCGGGACGCACCAGCCGAGACCGACAGACCGCCGGCGGCGTCGCCGCCAGCGGGCCGCGCCGCGAGGACTACCGCGTGCTCGGCGTCGAACCCGGCGCGAGCAGCGAGGCGGTGCAGGCGGCGTACCGCGAGAAGGCGCGGGAACTGCACCCCGACCGGGGCGGCGACGCCGAGGAGTTCGCGCGCGTCAACGAGGCCTACGAGCGGCTGAAGGACGACTAA
- a CDS encoding ArsR/SmtB family transcription factor, protein MDSGALLDILGNENRRRILRLLARKPCYVTEISEYLGVSPKAVIDHLRRLEDAGLVESEVDDQRRKYFHIAENLRLEVRLSPFDFGAKSAYPASADLDLTRCQHVSIRIRQDRNEDVADLAGKLQELKDLERELSLAQRWVQGRLADVQDQLGEAVGDGNERLYADVLAALASGECSASAVAATLDAPEPLVEGVLETLREQDVVERADGEWHIAE, encoded by the coding sequence ATGGACTCGGGGGCCCTGCTCGACATACTCGGCAACGAGAACCGGCGACGCATCCTCCGACTGCTCGCGCGAAAGCCTTGTTACGTCACGGAAATCTCGGAGTACCTCGGGGTCAGCCCGAAGGCGGTCATCGACCACCTCCGCCGGCTGGAGGACGCCGGCCTCGTGGAGTCGGAGGTCGACGACCAGCGCCGCAAGTACTTCCACATCGCCGAGAACCTCCGGCTGGAGGTGCGGCTGTCGCCGTTCGACTTCGGCGCGAAGTCCGCGTATCCCGCGAGCGCGGACCTCGACCTGACGCGGTGCCAGCACGTCTCCATCCGCATCCGGCAGGACCGCAACGAGGACGTCGCGGACCTCGCGGGGAAGCTCCAGGAGCTGAAGGACCTCGAACGCGAGCTGTCGCTGGCCCAGCGCTGGGTGCAGGGCCGGCTCGCGGACGTCCAAGACCAGCTCGGGGAGGCGGTCGGCGACGGCAACGAGCGCCTCTACGCGGACGTGCTCGCGGCGCTGGCGTCCGGCGAGTGCTCCGCGAGCGCGGTGGCCGCGACGCTGGACGCGCCCGAGCCGCTCGTGGAGGGCGTCCTCGAAACCCTCCGCGAGCAGGACGTCGTCGAGCGCGCGGACGGCGAGTGGCACATCGCCGAGTAG
- a CDS encoding phytoene/squalene synthase family protein, which translates to MVDSTQISTSKAIQQRTGKTFHLATRLLPERVRHATYVLYAFFRVADDVVDTTEDRDPDAQRAELEAIRAAALGEAVEPGRLDAETAEVVAAFAELAERYDVPDEDVDTFVDAMLTDLEETRYDTHEDLAAYMRGSAVAVGNMMVAIMEVEDPDAAAPHAAALAEAFQLSNFLRDVKEDVEDYDRVYLPGETRREHGVTVEQLRRGEVTSGFRDAMRAELARTETKYREGVAGIKYLPEDCQFAVLLSAVLYADHHRLIRSRNYDVLSETPSLSTTRKLWLLAKTRALWAFYGDPEYVFYRVSCIASSGDRRRGHGDPHPAP; encoded by the coding sequence ATGGTCGACAGCACCCAGATATCGACGAGCAAGGCGATACAGCAGCGGACGGGCAAGACGTTCCACCTAGCGACGCGGCTCCTCCCCGAGCGCGTGCGCCACGCGACGTACGTCCTGTACGCGTTCTTCCGCGTCGCCGACGACGTCGTCGACACCACCGAGGACCGCGACCCGGACGCCCAGCGCGCGGAACTGGAGGCGATTCGCGCGGCGGCGCTCGGCGAGGCCGTCGAGCCGGGGCGCCTCGACGCGGAGACCGCGGAAGTGGTGGCGGCGTTCGCCGAACTCGCGGAGCGCTACGACGTCCCCGACGAGGACGTGGACACGTTCGTGGACGCGATGTTGACGGACCTCGAAGAGACGCGCTACGACACCCACGAGGACCTCGCGGCGTACATGCGCGGGTCGGCGGTCGCCGTCGGGAACATGATGGTCGCCATCATGGAGGTCGAGGACCCCGACGCGGCGGCGCCGCACGCGGCGGCGCTCGCGGAGGCGTTCCAGTTGAGCAACTTTCTGCGGGACGTCAAGGAGGACGTCGAGGACTACGACCGCGTCTACCTCCCCGGGGAGACGCGCCGCGAGCACGGCGTCACCGTCGAGCAGTTGCGCCGCGGCGAGGTCACGTCGGGCTTCCGGGACGCGATGCGCGCGGAGCTGGCGCGCACGGAGACGAAGTACCGGGAGGGCGTCGCGGGCATCAAGTACCTCCCCGAGGACTGCCAGTTCGCGGTGCTGCTGTCGGCGGTGCTGTACGCCGACCACCACCGCCTGATTCGGAGCCGGAACTACGACGTGCTCTCGGAGACGCCGAGCCTCTCGACGACGCGGAAGCTCTGGTTGCTCGCGAAGACGCGGGCGCTGTGGGCGTTCTACGGGGACCCCGAGTACGTGTTCTACCGCGTGAGTTGCATCGCGTCCTCCGGCGACCGCCGGCGCGGCCACGGCGACCCCCACCCCGCGCCGTAG
- a CDS encoding GTPBP1 family GTP-binding protein: MGRDRARLVRALESGEQEGGSVEFKERFSRDVHLADGRMESLAAQLRHRVLSGDGEAEYVLGVTDDGGLAGVPPETFSETMDVLSLLAEEAGAHITDVQTWSVDSVSDGDAEEGIVGVAVIRDGASLAPDDDHIIVGTAGHVDHGKSTLVGSLVTGDADDGDGNTRGFLDVQPHEVERGLSADLSYGVYGFDEDGPMRVRNPHRKDERAAVVENADRVVSFVDTVGHEPWLSTTIRGLVGQKLDYGLLTVAADDGPTDTTREHIGVLLATDLPTIVAITKTDLVSDERVAEVEREVERLLRNAGRTPLPVERHGVDAAIDEIGDNVVPIVRTSAVTMAGMDVLDECFRRLPKTTAASGPFRMYIDRSYEVTGVGAVASGTVKSGTVEAGDELLLGPFPNGDFREVEVRSIEMHYHRVDQAEAGRIVGIALKGVREADVERGMVLLPADAKPSPVKEFEAEVMVLNHPTRIDAGYEPVVHLETIGEAARFEPADGQLLPGDTGETSVRFKFRPYLVEEGQRFVFREGASKGVGTVTSVSD; this comes from the coding sequence ATGGGCCGTGACCGTGCCCGACTCGTTCGCGCGCTCGAGAGCGGCGAACAGGAGGGCGGCAGCGTCGAGTTCAAGGAACGGTTCAGCCGCGACGTGCACCTCGCCGACGGCCGGATGGAGAGTCTCGCCGCGCAGCTGCGGCACCGCGTGCTCTCCGGCGACGGCGAGGCCGAGTACGTCCTCGGCGTCACCGACGACGGCGGCCTCGCGGGGGTCCCCCCGGAGACGTTCTCCGAGACGATGGACGTGCTGAGCCTGCTCGCCGAGGAGGCCGGCGCGCACATCACGGACGTCCAGACGTGGAGCGTCGACAGCGTCAGCGACGGCGACGCCGAGGAGGGAATCGTCGGGGTCGCAGTGATTCGGGACGGCGCCTCACTTGCGCCCGACGACGACCACATCATCGTCGGGACGGCGGGCCACGTCGACCACGGGAAGTCCACGCTCGTGGGGAGCCTCGTCACCGGCGACGCCGACGACGGCGACGGGAACACGCGCGGCTTCCTCGACGTCCAGCCACACGAGGTCGAGCGCGGGCTGTCCGCGGACCTCTCCTACGGCGTCTACGGCTTCGACGAGGACGGGCCGATGCGCGTGCGCAACCCCCACCGGAAGGACGAGCGCGCAGCCGTCGTGGAGAACGCCGACCGCGTGGTGTCGTTCGTGGACACCGTCGGCCACGAGCCGTGGCTCTCGACGACTATCCGGGGATTGGTCGGGCAGAAGCTCGACTACGGGCTGTTGACCGTCGCCGCCGACGACGGCCCCACGGACACGACCCGCGAGCACATCGGCGTGCTGCTGGCGACGGACCTGCCGACCATCGTCGCAATCACGAAGACCGACCTCGTGAGCGACGAGCGCGTCGCCGAGGTCGAGCGCGAGGTCGAACGCCTGCTCCGGAACGCGGGCCGCACGCCGCTCCCGGTGGAGCGCCACGGCGTCGACGCCGCCATCGACGAAATCGGGGACAACGTCGTCCCCATCGTGCGCACGAGCGCGGTGACGATGGCGGGGATGGACGTCCTCGACGAGTGCTTCCGGCGGCTCCCGAAGACCACCGCCGCCAGCGGGCCGTTCCGGATGTACATCGACCGCTCGTACGAGGTGACGGGCGTCGGCGCGGTCGCCTCCGGGACCGTGAAGTCCGGCACGGTGGAGGCCGGCGACGAACTCCTGCTGGGTCCGTTCCCGAACGGGGACTTCCGCGAGGTGGAGGTGCGCTCCATCGAGATGCACTACCACCGCGTCGACCAGGCGGAGGCCGGCCGCATCGTCGGCATCGCCCTGAAGGGCGTCCGCGAGGCCGACGTCGAGCGCGGGATGGTCCTGCTCCCGGCGGACGCCAAGCCCAGCCCGGTCAAGGAGTTCGAGGCCGAGGTGATGGTGCTGAATCACCCCACGCGCATCGACGCGGGCTACGAGCCGGTCGTCCACCTCGAAACCATCGGGGAGGCCGCGCGCTTCGAGCCCGCGGACGGCCAGCTGCTGCCCGGGGACACCGGCGAGACCAGCGTCCGGTTCAAGTTCCGGCCGTACCTCGTCGAGGAGGGCCAGCGCTTCGTCTTCCGCGAGGGCGCGAGCAAGGGCGTCGGCACGGTCACCAGCGTCTCCGACTGA
- a CDS encoding phytoene desaturase family protein, whose amino-acid sequence MNALSGQSVAVIGAGFGGLSTACYLADAGADVTVVEKNEQVGGRASALERDGFTFDMGPSWYLMPDVFERFFADFDREPSDYYSLERLDPHYRIFFKDNAGRRPGRDAPGLDVSADGDVVDVTPDREQVKEVFDAYEPGAGDRLDDYLAQAKENYEVGMEHFVYEDRPRVRDWLDPDLAEYARGLTLLGSMQDHVENYFDHPKLQQIMQYTLVFLGGAPNTTPALYNLMSHVDFNLGVYYPEGGMSGVADGIADLAEELGVEFRTDHPVTKIHGYRGGFKVETEGETDVLADVVVSDADYAHTEQELLPAEKRQYDADYWESRTYAPSAFLLYLGVEGDVEPLAHHTLVLPSDWEEHFGQIFDDPAWPEDPAYYLCVPSKTDDEVAPDGHSNLFALVPVAPGLDDTPEVRDEYRDLVLDDIAENTGVDLHDRIVVEERFSVSEFAERYNSYQGTALGLAHTLRQTSLFRPPHRSSALDGLYFTGAFTTPGIGVPMCLISGEITADYVLEDA is encoded by the coding sequence ATGAACGCCCTGTCGGGTCAGTCGGTGGCCGTAATCGGCGCGGGCTTCGGCGGCCTGTCGACGGCCTGTTACCTCGCGGACGCGGGCGCGGACGTCACCGTCGTGGAGAAGAACGAGCAGGTCGGCGGGCGCGCGAGCGCGCTCGAACGCGACGGCTTCACGTTCGACATGGGGCCGTCGTGGTACCTGATGCCCGACGTCTTCGAGCGGTTCTTCGCGGACTTCGACCGCGAGCCCTCGGACTACTACTCACTGGAGCGCCTCGACCCCCACTACCGCATCTTCTTCAAGGACAACGCCGGCCGCCGCCCGGGCCGGGACGCGCCCGGCCTCGACGTGAGCGCGGACGGCGACGTCGTGGACGTGACGCCGGACCGCGAGCAGGTCAAGGAGGTGTTCGACGCCTACGAGCCGGGCGCTGGCGACCGCCTCGACGACTACCTCGCGCAGGCAAAGGAGAACTACGAGGTGGGGATGGAGCACTTCGTCTACGAGGACCGCCCCCGCGTCCGGGACTGGCTGGACCCGGATCTCGCGGAGTACGCCCGCGGGCTCACCCTGCTGGGGTCGATGCAGGACCACGTCGAGAACTACTTCGACCACCCGAAGCTCCAGCAGATAATGCAGTACACGCTGGTGTTCCTCGGCGGCGCGCCGAACACGACCCCGGCGCTGTACAACCTGATGAGTCACGTGGACTTCAACCTCGGCGTCTACTACCCCGAGGGCGGCATGTCCGGGGTCGCGGACGGCATCGCCGACCTCGCCGAGGAACTGGGCGTGGAGTTCCGCACGGACCACCCGGTCACGAAGATTCACGGCTATCGCGGCGGCTTCAAGGTCGAGACCGAAGGGGAGACGGACGTACTCGCGGACGTCGTCGTCTCGGACGCCGACTACGCCCACACCGAGCAGGAACTCCTGCCGGCCGAGAAGCGACAGTACGACGCCGACTACTGGGAGTCCCGGACGTACGCGCCGTCGGCGTTCCTCCTCTACCTCGGCGTGGAGGGCGACGTCGAGCCGCTCGCCCACCACACGCTCGTGCTGCCCTCCGACTGGGAGGAGCACTTCGGCCAGATTTTCGACGATCCGGCGTGGCCCGAGGACCCCGCGTACTACCTCTGCGTGCCCTCGAAGACCGACGACGAGGTCGCGCCCGACGGCCACAGTAACCTGTTCGCGCTCGTCCCGGTCGCGCCCGGCCTCGACGACACCCCCGAGGTCCGCGACGAGTACCGCGACCTCGTGCTCGACGACATCGCGGAGAACACGGGCGTGGACCTCCACGACCGCATCGTCGTCGAGGAGCGCTTCTCCGTCTCCGAGTTCGCCGAGCGGTACAACAGCTATCAGGGTACTGCGCTCGGCCTCGCGCACACGCTCCGGCAGACGTCGCTGTTCCGGCCGCCCCACCGCTCGTCGGCCCTCGACGGCCTCTACTTCACCGGCGCGTTCACGACCCCGGGCATCGGCGTGCCGATGTGTCTCATCAGCGGCGAAATCACCGCCGACTACGTCCTCGAAGACGCGTAG